TAGCTTTGTTCGCTCCACTGCTTATGCGACCATCGTTGGGTGCGCGTGACTTTGCGGTTCTTCGACGGATGTCCCAACTGGCACACGGCTCAAGCAGCTCTGCGAGAAGCGCTCGATGCCACCGCGCATGAAAAGGTAGACATCGTTCTTGAGAAGGTCGAATCACTTGAAGCCGCTCAACGCCTGGGCTTCACTGGCTCACCCACGATCCTCATCAACGGCAAGGACCCGTTTTGCACTCCCGGGTCCTTGCCAGGGCTGGCCTGCAGGATCTACAACACACCGGAGGGTATGCGCGGGTCACCCACTGTCGAGCAACTCGCGGCCCTACTTCGATGATGGTAGGGGCGAATGACTCGTACGGCGTAGGTCCGCAGTGCTGGTGCTGTGGCCATGCTTACCCAGATAGCCAACTCGTTCATCTTGGGAGCCGTCCCGAAGCCACCGTATGCTTTGGTTGCGCTCGTTTCCTGAGTAAACGCGCTCGCCAGGCGCACGACGAGAATTTGAACTCTTTGGGCGCTTTCGTTCGCGGCTTCGTGGATCAAGGTCGGGAGTTCGTCATTGAGCACCAGCTCCATCATGTTCGGGTTCTGGGGCCCGCTCTGCAATGGCTTGGCCGCCACCTGCCCTAGACAACGAACTCCAGACTTTGGCCTGTCGAAGATCGATTGGCTGCTCAGCTCGTATTACTTAGGTCCGACTGCGCTGTAGGCGCAATCGCGACAGACCGACACAAGCAAAGGGTGCCACGGCGATGCCCACAAGGAGCCATTCGATGCGAGGAGCCCATGATGTGGCCACCGTCTGTTGATTGGACAACGCCATGCGTTCGACAATCACTCCGGATTCGTTCGCCGCAATGCTTGATCGGATCGAGCCATTCGGATTGATCACTGCGCTGATGCCACTCGTCGCAGCCACGACTACCGATCGCCCATGCTCAACAGCGCGGACTTGTGACATTGCGACCTGCTGCTCCAATTGGGCGGTGCCCGCGTAAGTGGCGTTGTTCGTTTGCACGACAATTATCTCCGCGCCTGCGATGACCACATCTCGCACGATTGAGTCGTAGGCCACTTCGAAGCAGATGACGTCACCCACCGTGGTGCCCGCGATTTCAAGTACTCCTGGAACGTCACCCGCAATGAAGTCACGTGGCACGAGTCGAAATCGATCGAGGAGACTCCCAAGAAGCTGGCGGAAAGGGATGAACTCGCCAAACGGCACGGGATGACGCTTAACGTATCTCGCGCCTGGACCGGTTTCTGGGTCCCAAACGATTCCGGAGTTTGCTACACGTGATGGGTCATTGGGCGCATCGACAACAGCGCCGACGAGAATTGGCTTCCCGACCGTGCGAACTGCTTCGTCGATCTGACGTCTGGCCAAGGGATCCCTAAACGGATCGATGTCCGAGGAGTTCTCTGGCCATGCGACGAAGTCAATATCGGAACGCGAGCGCAACGCGGTGCGCGTGATTTGCGCATGATTTGCCAGGACAGCCCGTTTTTCGCCCATTGCTGACAGACCGGACCCGGGCACGCCGCCCTGTACGACAGCAATAGTGACCTGATCTTCGGTGCCAACAGCATTCATCGCGACATAGCCAAATGCCAACAGCATGGACAGCGACACAGCGCCAATGGCCACAACGATCGTATGCGCCAAAGGCGCTCCACTGCGTCCGTCGAGGAGCAAGTACACAACGGCACAAGCGACAAAAGCCAAGGTATAGGCAACGCCGGCCGGACCAACGATTGAATTCAGGGGCAACAGCGGGCCGCCGGCTTGTGAGAAGGCCAACCGGCCCCATGGGAATCCACCCAGTGGTATGGCTCCGCGGATGGCCTCACTGGCGACCCATAACGCGGGAACAACGACTGGCCACCAGACACACCTTTGAGCAAATGATTGGGCGACGAATAGACCTATCCACCATGCAGTGCAGATAGCAGTGAGTGAAATCCAGGCATCAACGCCGACCACACTCATCCAAAAGAGGAGCGGACCGAAGAACGCCGCTCCTGCAATTGCTCCATAAGTCGCAGCCCATACTGGTCGGACCCTGCGAGTAGAGAGAACGCAAAGCAAGACCGCGATTGGTGCGATCCACCACCAAGCAAGTGGTGGAAACGCACATGCCATCGCTAAGCCCCCGCCCAAAGCGGCGAGAGGGCGTAACAGCAAAAGGGCGAGGCGTGGGTTCACCAGACGTTTGCGAGTCTTGGCAATGTCAGGTCGATTGTCGTTGCGCCGAATAGGTCAGTCCAACGAATCTTTCGACACCGAGGAATTTCGCTACTGTCTGAGCGCGAAGGCACACGGGAGGGCGAGCATGGACAGCAACTACTCAGCTGTGCCATTGTCTCTGGTTTCACGTTTCCTCCTCGGATGCATCTGGCGAGTGCGCATGGCCGGCGGATTCCAGGGCCTGCTCGACAAGGTCAAGGTCTTCAGCAAGTACGCCGATATCCTTATCCTCGAAAGTGGAGGTGCGCATGATTCCGGCAAGCTGGATGAGCGAAACGCCATCCCTCTGAACGACCTTCACCCATACCCGTCGCCGACGAATGAACAGGGACATCGACAGGCCCAACATCGCTGTCACTGCCGAGAACAACGCGATTTCCTTGCCCGGATCGAAGGCGATTTGGAAGGAGGCCCAGCGCTGGTAGCCCTCGAAGCTCACGGCGCCTGAGCTATCCGGGAGTTCCCACGTTTGGCCAAGCTTCAGTTGCTTCAGGCCTATTTGCGTCATCTGGTCCTTCACGAGACGGTAGACGCTCTGGGGCGCTCCAGAGTCCAGACCGAGATCGCCCTTCCAAGCAGACATGAATACGGCGGGATCGTCAGGAGCTGGAAAGCTTGAGTACGGCCCCCGCACTGCATCCAAAGCTGCAGTCGGCAGGAACAAACCTTGGATCCCTAGTTGAGGCTTGGAGTCGGGGATCTTCACGACGCCGGTAGACGTGAAGGCCCCATCTTGAGGCAGAAAGGGCACGGCGTCGTTGAACACGGTGGCGCCTGTTCGGTCGATCACCTTTATGACTGGTGCGTAGCCGTGGCCTACGAGAAACACTTTGGCCCTGTTGATCTCCAGAGGTTCGTTGACCTCTATCAACGTTTCCTGAAGCGGCTCCGATGGGGCTGCCTGAAAGGAAATGTCGGCCTCGAATG
This genomic interval from Actinomycetota bacterium contains the following:
- a CDS encoding DsbA family protein, whose product is MRVTLRFFDGCPNWHTAQAALREALDATAHEKVDIVLEKVESLEAAQRLGFTGSPTILINGKDPFCTPGSLPGLACRIYNTPEGMRGSPTVEQLAALLR
- the lnt gene encoding apolipoprotein N-acyltransferase — its product is MACAFPPLAWWWIAPIAVLLCVLSTRRVRPVWAATYGAIAGAAFFGPLLFWMSVVGVDAWISLTAICTAWWIGLFVAQSFAQRCVWWPVVVPALWVASEAIRGAIPLGGFPWGRLAFSQAGGPLLPLNSIVGPAGVAYTLAFVACAVVYLLLDGRSGAPLAHTIVVAIGAVSLSMLLAFGYVAMNAVGTEDQVTIAVVQGGVPGSGLSAMGEKRAVLANHAQITRTALRSRSDIDFVAWPENSSDIDPFRDPLARRQIDEAVRTVGKPILVGAVVDAPNDPSRVANSGIVWDPETGPGARYVKRHPVPFGEFIPFRQLLGSLLDRFRLVPRDFIAGDVPGVLEIAGTTVGDVICFEVAYDSIVRDVVIAGAEIIVVQTNNATYAGTAQLEQQVAMSQVRAVEHGRSVVVAATSGISAVINPNGSIRSSIAANESGVIVERMALSNQQTVATSWAPRIEWLLVGIAVAPFACVGLSRLRLQRSRT
- a CDS encoding cytochrome c biogenesis protein ResB; amino-acid sequence: MNRSALPPISNAGLLRWAWRQLTSMKTALILLFLLALASVPGSLLPQRGIDPIKVRAFISENPTWGPILDRLGFFEVYSSPWFSAVYLLLFLSLIGCVIPRVGVHFRAMRSAPPPAPRMLQRLSGTRTLEATASTADMLQTAEAALRAGRWRVVTGPADEPRWVSAEKGYLRETGNLIFHLSLLVLLVSIGLSGLFGWKGNVIVREGSGFSNTLTQYDAWGGGRFVNAENLPPFSFTLEQFTADFERGKVERGSPRAFEADISFQAAPSEPLQETLIEVNEPLEINRAKVFLVGHGYAPVIKVIDRTGATVFNDAVPFLPQDGAFTSTGVVKIPDSKPQLGIQGLFLPTAALDAVRGPYSSFPAPDDPAVFMSAWKGDLGLDSGAPQSVYRLVKDQMTQIGLKQLKLGQTWELPDSSGAVSFEGYQRWASFQIAFDPGKEIALFSAVTAMLGLSMSLFIRRRRVWVKVVQRDGVSLIQLAGIMRTSTFEDKDIGVLAEDLDLVEQALESAGHAHSPDASEEET